A section of the Bacillus sp. HSf4 genome encodes:
- the nagA gene encoding N-acetylglucosamine-6-phosphate deacetylase yields the protein MFYTDDNVFKKGLLAVKTNQTKRYILKHLRIYSENGMIENGFVLTNGETIEACGSMSELPEAAQTAEPLTFPENFKVLPGMIDVHIHGANGADVMDGTPEALNTMAEALPKEGTTSFLATTMTQDAASIEQALANVKRYMESDIRPGTAEVLGIHLEGPFISEKRCGAQPPDAIIPPDLSLFKAWQELSGNHIKQVTIAPELEGSLELISYLNKTGVVASAGHSDAGLKEMEAGIEAGLSHVTHLFNGMRGLHHREPGVAGSALLHRELIAELIADGIHVHPAVMKLAFRQKQKEGIILITDAMRAKCLKNGTYTLGGQEVFVKDEKAVLQNGTLAGSILKMDQAARNMMEFSECTLEDIVHMTAVNPAKQLQIFDRKGSIKNGKDADLIVLNEKSEVVMTLCKGVIAFNKREV from the coding sequence ATGTTCTATACTGATGATAACGTTTTCAAGAAAGGACTTTTGGCTGTGAAAACTAACCAAACTAAACGCTATATTTTAAAACATCTTCGTATTTACAGTGAAAATGGAATGATAGAAAATGGATTTGTCCTGACAAATGGAGAAACAATTGAGGCTTGCGGATCAATGTCAGAGCTTCCCGAAGCTGCACAGACCGCTGAGCCGCTGACATTTCCGGAAAACTTTAAAGTGCTCCCCGGGATGATTGACGTTCATATTCACGGTGCAAACGGCGCGGATGTCATGGATGGAACGCCCGAAGCTTTAAACACGATGGCTGAAGCCCTTCCGAAAGAAGGGACGACAAGCTTTCTCGCAACAACGATGACCCAGGATGCAGCCAGCATCGAACAAGCCTTGGCAAATGTCAAACGCTATATGGAGTCAGACATTCGTCCGGGCACTGCCGAAGTTTTAGGGATTCATTTGGAAGGCCCTTTTATTTCAGAAAAGCGGTGCGGGGCCCAGCCGCCCGATGCCATCATTCCGCCTGACTTATCTTTATTCAAAGCATGGCAGGAGCTTTCAGGGAACCATATTAAACAGGTGACGATCGCGCCTGAGCTGGAAGGCTCTTTAGAGCTCATCTCTTATTTGAATAAAACCGGTGTTGTCGCTTCAGCCGGCCATTCTGATGCAGGGTTAAAGGAAATGGAGGCAGGGATCGAAGCGGGCTTATCACATGTCACCCATTTGTTCAACGGCATGCGGGGTCTGCACCACCGGGAGCCCGGGGTAGCGGGCAGCGCCCTTTTACATCGTGAATTGATCGCTGAGCTGATAGCAGACGGGATTCACGTCCACCCAGCCGTCATGAAACTGGCCTTCCGGCAAAAACAGAAAGAGGGCATCATTTTAATCACCGATGCGATGCGCGCAAAGTGTCTTAAGAATGGAACTTATACATTAGGCGGCCAGGAGGTGTTTGTAAAGGATGAGAAAGCCGTGCTTCAGAACGGCACATTGGCCGGCAGTATTTTGAAGATGGATCAGGCTGCCCGGAACATGATGGAATTCTCTGAATGTACACTGGAAGACATCGTCCATATGACAGCGGTGAACCCTGCCAAACAGCTTCAGATCTTCGACCGCAAAGGCAGCATCAAAAATGGAAAGGATGCCGATTTGATCGTTTTGAACGAAAAAAGCGAAGTTGTGATGACGCTGTGCAAAGGGGTTATCGCGTTCAACAAAAGGGAGGTTTAA
- the nagB gene encoding glucosamine-6-phosphate deaminase, translating to MNIIEAKDYQDMSQKAARFIIDKVNRFSAPVLGLATGGTPLGTYQTLRENFVRNGTSYKHVYTVNLDEYVGISPDDENSYTRYMKNQLFDHIDVPLSHTYLPDGMAEDLAVECRRYEQLIERLGGVDLQLLGLGLNGHIGFNEPGTPFSSQTHVVTLTESTRKANARYFDDLSSVPSQAVTMGISTIMKSKQILLLVSGAKKAGILAKLLSEEPSEDIPASILKKHQDVVIIADSDALSIVKERGMID from the coding sequence ATGAATATCATTGAAGCTAAAGATTATCAGGATATGAGTCAAAAAGCCGCCCGATTCATCATCGACAAAGTGAATCGCTTCTCTGCACCCGTGCTTGGCCTTGCGACAGGAGGAACGCCTCTTGGGACGTATCAAACCTTGAGGGAAAATTTCGTGCGAAATGGAACGTCCTATAAGCATGTATACACTGTGAACCTGGATGAGTATGTCGGGATTTCACCTGATGATGAGAACAGCTATACGCGCTATATGAAAAACCAGCTGTTCGACCATATCGACGTTCCCCTAAGCCATACCTATTTGCCTGATGGCATGGCGGAAGATTTGGCCGTCGAATGCAGACGCTATGAGCAGTTGATCGAGCGGCTGGGAGGTGTTGACCTGCAATTGCTCGGCCTCGGCTTAAACGGTCACATCGGCTTTAATGAACCGGGGACACCGTTTTCGTCTCAAACACATGTCGTCACACTGACAGAATCAACGCGAAAAGCCAATGCCCGCTATTTCGATGATCTTTCGTCCGTCCCGTCCCAGGCTGTGACTATGGGTATTTCGACAATCATGAAAAGCAAACAGATTCTGCTGCTCGTTTCAGGGGCGAAAAAAGCCGGCATTCTGGCCAAACTGCTCAGTGAAGAACCGAGTGAAGACATCCCCGCTTCCATATTAAAAAAACACCAGGATGTCGTCATCATCGCTGACAGTGATGCGCTATCGATTGTGAAAGAAAGGGGTATGATCGATTGA
- a CDS encoding GntR family transcriptional regulator — protein MIKKDSHIPIYYQIETEIKKMVETKDLKLGDLIPSEREFAEKYEVSRMTVRQAVNNLVNEGILVRKRGKGTFIAKPKIEQPLKGLTSFSEDMKSRGMTPGTNMLGFGIIACDQRTAHKLEIAEGSPVYEVKRIRLADEIPMAYEISYLPADLIKGLTEDIMSASLYDYVENTLSLTIDRAAQTLEPSIATQAESEPLDIDVGAPVLLIERCSYLEDGRPFEMVKSVYRGDRYKFVIDMKRKET, from the coding sequence TTGATAAAAAAAGATTCCCACATCCCCATCTACTACCAGATTGAAACTGAAATCAAAAAGATGGTCGAAACAAAAGACTTAAAGCTCGGGGACTTGATTCCTTCGGAAAGGGAGTTTGCCGAGAAATATGAAGTAAGCAGAATGACCGTCCGGCAAGCGGTCAACAACCTTGTCAACGAAGGCATCCTCGTACGGAAGCGGGGGAAAGGAACATTCATTGCCAAGCCGAAGATTGAGCAGCCTCTCAAAGGGTTGACAAGTTTTTCTGAAGACATGAAATCAAGAGGCATGACACCCGGCACGAACATGCTCGGATTCGGCATTATCGCTTGTGATCAGCGAACGGCGCACAAATTGGAGATCGCGGAAGGCTCACCCGTCTACGAAGTGAAACGGATCCGCCTTGCCGACGAAATTCCCATGGCATACGAAATCTCATATTTGCCGGCCGATTTGATAAAAGGTCTGACAGAGGATATTATGAGCGCCTCACTGTACGACTATGTTGAAAACACGCTGTCTCTCACCATCGACCGCGCGGCACAGACATTGGAGCCGTCTATCGCGACCCAGGCAGAAAGCGAACCGCTCGACATTGATGTGGGCGCGCCCGTTCTTTTGATTGAGCGATGCAGCTATTTGGAAGACGGCAGACCGTTTGAAATGGTGAAATCCGTCTACAGAGGCGACCGCTACAAATTCGTCATCGATATGAAGAGGAAAGAAACATGA
- the murQ gene encoding N-acetylmuramic acid 6-phosphate etherase, which produces MKKTEETNEKSRALDEMSALEIVTLMNEEDRSLPGAIKPHLPQIADAADEIVSCLQNGGRVFTAGAGTSGRIAVLDAAELPPTFSIDENQWVGLIAGGHEAMWKPLEENEDDPEKVVAELQAHSFSKDDLFIGVTASGSTPYVLGALSYAKEMGAVSVSISCNTGTEAGKNSAIAIEVQTGPEIIRGSTRLKAGTAQKMILNMLSTAAMVRLGHVYQNEMVNMKLLNQKLSNRAISILMNTTGVSREEALQALKESSFDIKAAIFIVLTNGSSEDAGRCLAHVNGHLKKAIHYYRKGF; this is translated from the coding sequence ATGAAGAAGACAGAGGAAACCAATGAAAAAAGCAGAGCGCTCGATGAGATGAGCGCGTTGGAAATCGTCACTTTGATGAATGAAGAAGACCGTTCGCTTCCGGGCGCCATCAAGCCTCACCTCCCCCAAATTGCCGATGCCGCCGACGAAATTGTCAGCTGCCTGCAGAACGGCGGAAGGGTGTTTACAGCCGGAGCCGGTACAAGCGGCAGAATAGCTGTCCTTGACGCCGCGGAATTGCCGCCGACATTCTCCATCGATGAAAATCAGTGGGTCGGCCTTATCGCGGGGGGACATGAAGCAATGTGGAAGCCGCTTGAAGAAAATGAAGATGACCCGGAAAAGGTCGTCGCCGAATTGCAGGCGCATTCGTTTTCAAAAGACGATCTGTTCATCGGCGTGACGGCCAGCGGTTCAACTCCCTATGTCCTTGGCGCCTTATCCTATGCCAAAGAGATGGGGGCCGTCTCGGTATCGATCAGCTGCAATACAGGGACAGAAGCAGGCAAAAACAGCGCAATCGCGATTGAGGTGCAAACGGGACCTGAAATCATCCGCGGCTCAACCCGCCTCAAAGCCGGAACCGCGCAAAAAATGATTCTGAATATGCTGTCAACCGCTGCAATGGTGCGGCTCGGGCACGTTTATCAAAACGAGATGGTCAATATGAAATTGCTCAATCAAAAGCTGTCCAACCGGGCCATCAGCATATTAATGAATACAACCGGCGTCTCGCGGGAGGAAGCTTTGCAGGCTTTAAAAGAAAGCAGCTTCGACATTAAGGCTGCGATCTTTATCGTGCTGACAAACGGATCTTCGGAAGATGCCGGACGCTGTTTAGCCCATGTAAACGGCCATTTAAAAAAAGCAATTCACTATTATCGAAAGGGGTTTTAA
- the nagE gene encoding N-acetylglucosamine-specific PTS transporter subunit IIBC, which produces MLGFLQNIGRALMLPIAVLPAAGLLLALGREDLFNIPFIAASGQSILDQLPIIFAIGVAIGLSKDGHGAAALSGAIGYFVLTGGLAAINEDLNMGVLGGIISGVVAAVMYNRFKDAKLPDWLGFFGGKRCVPIMTAFSSIILAGIFGFVWIYAQQAIDAVGTWIIHAGALGVGIFGLLNRLLLPLGLHHILNNMVWMVFGEFAGKTGDMNRFFAGDPNAGAFMTGFFPIMMFGLPAACLAMIAAAKKHRRKATAGLLIGLAFTSFLTGITEPIEFTFMFLSPLLFGIHAILTASAMTVTNMLGIHHGFTFSAGTIDYLLNYGIATKPLLLLPVGLVYGIIYFIIFYFLITKLNLKTPGREDETEQEAAPVSVETGSSKYESLAVQYLEALGGKENIDTLNNCVTRLRLKIRDASKLDEQTLKALGAKGIVKLNQHELQVIVGTDVEFLANEMRKHTE; this is translated from the coding sequence ATGTTGGGATTTCTTCAAAACATCGGCCGCGCCCTGATGCTGCCGATCGCCGTTCTTCCTGCCGCGGGACTGCTCCTTGCCTTAGGAAGGGAAGACCTGTTTAACATTCCATTCATTGCCGCTTCAGGTCAGTCGATTCTCGATCAATTGCCGATCATCTTTGCGATAGGTGTCGCCATCGGCCTGTCAAAGGACGGACACGGCGCCGCCGCCCTATCCGGAGCCATCGGCTATTTTGTGCTGACAGGCGGCCTTGCAGCCATTAATGAAGACCTCAATATGGGGGTTCTCGGCGGGATCATCTCAGGCGTCGTCGCCGCCGTCATGTATAACCGCTTTAAAGATGCAAAACTGCCGGACTGGCTTGGATTTTTTGGCGGAAAACGCTGCGTTCCGATCATGACGGCCTTTTCTTCCATCATCCTCGCGGGCATTTTCGGGTTTGTCTGGATATACGCACAGCAAGCAATCGACGCCGTCGGCACCTGGATCATTCATGCTGGGGCATTAGGAGTCGGAATATTCGGTCTTTTGAACAGGCTGTTGCTTCCGCTCGGTCTCCATCATATTTTAAACAACATGGTTTGGATGGTCTTTGGCGAATTCGCCGGCAAAACGGGTGATATGAACCGCTTCTTTGCCGGAGATCCGAATGCGGGCGCATTTATGACCGGTTTCTTCCCGATCATGATGTTCGGTCTGCCAGCGGCGTGTCTTGCGATGATCGCCGCCGCTAAAAAACACCGCCGTAAAGCAACGGCCGGTTTATTAATCGGACTCGCGTTTACATCGTTTTTAACAGGGATAACAGAGCCAATTGAGTTTACATTCATGTTCCTGTCACCGCTCCTTTTCGGTATTCACGCCATTTTAACGGCTAGCGCGATGACCGTGACCAACATGCTCGGCATCCATCACGGCTTTACCTTTTCAGCGGGAACGATCGATTATCTCTTAAACTATGGAATCGCCACAAAACCGCTATTGCTGCTTCCGGTCGGACTGGTGTACGGTATCATCTATTTCATCATCTTTTACTTCTTAATTACAAAGCTGAATTTGAAAACACCGGGACGAGAAGATGAAACCGAGCAGGAGGCCGCGCCGGTGAGCGTGGAAACGGGGTCTTCCAAATACGAATCGCTTGCGGTCCAATACCTTGAAGCGCTGGGCGGAAAAGAAAACATCGACACATTGAACAATTGCGTCACCCGGCTGCGCCTTAAGATCCGCGACGCATCCAAATTGGATGAACAAACATTGAAAGCGCTGGGCGCCAAAGGCATCGTGAAGCTCAACCAGCACGAGCTCCAGGTCATCGTCGGCACAGATGTCGAGTTTTTGGCAAATGAAATGAGAAAACATACGGAATAA
- the rplI gene encoding 50S ribosomal protein L9, whose product MKVIFLQDVKGKGKKGEVKNVADGYAHNFLIKKGLAVEATSSNISALEGQKKKEKKEAAEELKQAQELKKKLETITVELSAKSGEGGRLFGSVTSKQIADALQKAHQLKIDKRKIELNDAIRSLGYTNVPVKLHPEVQATLKVHVKEQS is encoded by the coding sequence ATGAAGGTAATTTTCTTACAGGATGTTAAAGGCAAAGGGAAAAAAGGCGAAGTGAAAAATGTAGCGGATGGTTACGCTCATAATTTTCTGATCAAAAAAGGGCTTGCTGTTGAGGCGACATCTTCTAATATCAGCGCGCTTGAAGGACAGAAGAAAAAAGAGAAAAAAGAAGCGGCTGAAGAATTAAAGCAAGCGCAGGAGCTGAAGAAAAAGCTTGAAACCATTACGGTGGAGCTTTCCGCAAAATCCGGGGAAGGCGGCCGTCTCTTCGGTTCTGTCACAAGCAAACAAATTGCCGATGCGCTCCAAAAGGCCCATCAATTAAAAATAGACAAACGTAAAATTGAATTGAACGATGCGATTCGTTCGTTAGGATATACAAATGTTCCGGTGAAGCTGCATCCGGAAGTTCAAGCGACACTGAAAGTTCATGTGAAAGAGCAATCGTAA
- a CDS encoding DHH family phosphoesterase: MPNFYEKPLFRYPIYSLIIVTIISVLINLYFNWMAGAAGILILGVILYFLKRADSQIRKELDDYISTLSYRLKKVGEEALLEMPIGIMLFNDQYYIEWANPFMASCFNESTLVGRSLYDTCESVVPLIKQEVDTETITLNDRKFNVVIKREEKLLYFFDVTEQIQIEKQYENERTVLAYIFLDNYDDVTQGLDDQTRSTMNSEVTSLLNQWAKQYGIFLKRVSSERFIGVLNEHILSELEASKFSILDEVREKTSVHTISLTLSIGIGASVASLKELGDLAQSSLDLALGRGGDQVAIKQPNGKVKFYGGKTNPMEKRTRVRARVISHALKEIVSESSNVIIMGHQFPDMDSIGSAIGILKVAQANGKDGFVVIDPGQIGASVQRLIEEIKKYEDLWSRFITPEEALEIANDDTLLVVVDTHRPSFVIEERLVNKIENVVVIDHHRRGEEFIKDPLLVYMEPYASSTAELVTELLEYQPKRLKINMIEATALLAGIIVDTKSFSLRTGSRTFDAASYLRAKGADTVLVQKFLKETADHFIKRARLIQHTSFYKNGIAIASLPNGEADEYFDQVIIAQAADSLLSMSDVEASFAVARRDDSTVCISARSLGEVNVQIIMEALEGGGHLTNAATQLTDISVEETLSRLKEAIDEYFEGGIQK; this comes from the coding sequence GTGCCAAATTTTTATGAAAAACCGTTATTTCGATATCCCATTTATTCATTAATTATCGTCACAATCATTTCTGTCCTCATCAACCTTTATTTTAATTGGATGGCAGGAGCGGCCGGCATCTTGATTCTTGGCGTCATTTTATACTTTTTAAAACGCGCCGACTCTCAAATCAGAAAAGAGCTGGACGACTATATATCCACTTTGTCTTACCGGCTGAAAAAAGTCGGAGAAGAGGCGCTTCTGGAAATGCCGATCGGGATCATGCTCTTTAATGATCAATACTACATCGAATGGGCCAATCCGTTTATGGCGTCTTGTTTTAATGAAAGCACGCTTGTCGGGCGTTCTCTTTACGATACCTGCGAGTCTGTCGTTCCTTTGATTAAGCAGGAAGTGGATACAGAAACGATTACGCTGAATGACCGTAAATTCAACGTTGTCATCAAAAGAGAAGAAAAGCTGCTGTATTTCTTTGATGTCACAGAGCAAATACAGATTGAAAAGCAATATGAGAATGAAAGAACGGTTCTCGCCTACATATTTTTAGACAATTATGATGATGTGACACAAGGGCTTGATGATCAGACGAGAAGCACGATGAACAGTGAAGTGACATCCCTTCTGAATCAATGGGCTAAGCAGTACGGGATCTTCCTGAAAAGGGTATCTTCCGAGCGGTTTATCGGTGTTTTGAATGAGCATATTTTAAGCGAGCTGGAAGCATCGAAGTTTTCGATTCTGGATGAAGTCCGCGAAAAAACGTCCGTTCATACAATTTCACTGACACTGAGCATCGGGATTGGTGCATCTGTTGCATCTTTGAAGGAGCTTGGCGATTTAGCGCAATCAAGCCTTGACTTGGCGCTCGGACGCGGAGGGGACCAGGTGGCGATCAAACAGCCAAACGGAAAAGTGAAGTTTTATGGCGGGAAAACAAATCCGATGGAAAAACGCACGCGCGTCAGGGCCAGAGTCATTTCACACGCTCTCAAGGAAATCGTCTCTGAAAGCAGCAATGTGATCATCATGGGGCACCAGTTTCCCGATATGGATTCGATCGGTTCAGCCATCGGGATTTTAAAAGTCGCACAGGCCAATGGAAAAGACGGATTTGTCGTCATCGACCCCGGTCAGATAGGCGCCAGCGTCCAGCGTTTGATTGAGGAAATCAAAAAATACGAAGACCTCTGGTCACGCTTTATAACGCCGGAAGAGGCGCTGGAGATCGCTAACGATGACACGCTTCTTGTCGTTGTTGACACACATAGGCCTTCATTTGTCATCGAAGAAAGGCTGGTCAATAAAATTGAAAATGTCGTCGTGATCGATCATCATAGAAGAGGGGAAGAGTTTATTAAAGACCCGCTGCTTGTTTATATGGAGCCGTATGCTTCATCTACGGCAGAACTTGTGACAGAGCTTCTTGAATACCAGCCGAAGCGCCTGAAAATCAATATGATCGAAGCGACCGCGCTGCTGGCGGGAATTATTGTGGATACGAAAAGCTTCTCGCTGCGCACCGGTTCCCGTACATTCGATGCGGCGTCATACCTCCGTGCGAAGGGGGCTGACACCGTATTGGTGCAAAAGTTTTTAAAAGAAACAGCTGATCATTTTATTAAAAGGGCGAGGCTCATTCAGCACACGTCTTTTTATAAAAACGGCATCGCCATCGCGTCTCTGCCGAACGGTGAGGCGGACGAATATTTTGACCAGGTCATCATTGCGCAAGCCGCGGATTCCCTTCTTTCCATGAGTGATGTGGAAGCTTCCTTCGCTGTAGCGAGAAGGGATGACAGCACGGTATGCATCAGCGCCAGATCGCTTGGCGAAGTGAATGTTCAAATCATCATGGAGGCTCTTGAAGGCGGAGGGCATTTAACAAACGCCGCCACACAGCTGACGGATATCTCTGTTGAGGAGACGCTCAGCCGCCTCAAGGAAGCGATAGACGAGTATTTTGAAGGAGGCATTCAAAAATGA
- a CDS encoding YybS family protein has translation MKQTRALVEGAILLSLFAVLMMISLYIPLIGTFLLFALPLPVMMLTIRHGVKPGLFMGLVSLPVSMVAGSLSGLILAFPVSAAGIMMGFHYRKKEPGYAITSAAVTYMVSMVLLLFVSIQFFGLNLIETANQTYNETFNMFESSLKQFGNDKETVKQMEQMKEQLQQMRYLYPTMIVMFSGIAAFLNHLIAKPILRRTAVKMPSLKPFRELRLPQSIIWVYLLTILLSLAPAEEGSVFYSILLNASMLLGFIMAIQGFSFVFYFCHAKKMPTVLPVIFLIIALFSPLVYLVRILGIMDIGFNLREKIKKK, from the coding sequence GTGAAACAAACAAGAGCTTTGGTAGAAGGCGCTATACTGCTCAGTCTTTTTGCCGTTTTGATGATGATCAGCCTCTATATTCCGTTAATCGGAACGTTTCTCTTATTTGCATTGCCGTTGCCTGTGATGATGCTGACGATCAGGCATGGGGTGAAGCCCGGCCTTTTCATGGGCCTTGTCAGTTTGCCGGTTTCTATGGTGGCCGGTTCTTTGAGCGGCCTGATTCTGGCATTTCCGGTCAGTGCTGCCGGAATTATGATGGGCTTTCACTATAGGAAAAAAGAGCCCGGATATGCGATTACTTCAGCAGCTGTTACATACATGGTTTCAATGGTTCTGCTGCTTTTCGTCAGCATTCAATTTTTCGGGTTAAACTTAATAGAAACGGCTAATCAAACATATAATGAAACATTCAACATGTTTGAATCGAGTTTAAAACAGTTTGGAAATGATAAAGAGACGGTAAAACAGATGGAGCAAATGAAGGAACAGTTGCAGCAGATGCGCTATTTATATCCGACGATGATTGTGATGTTTTCCGGCATTGCCGCTTTTTTGAATCATCTGATTGCAAAACCGATCCTTCGGCGTACCGCAGTGAAGATGCCGTCTTTAAAACCGTTTAGGGAGCTGAGGCTTCCGCAAAGCATCATCTGGGTCTACTTGCTGACGATTCTTCTTTCGCTCGCTCCTGCTGAAGAGGGAAGCGTGTTCTATTCCATTTTATTAAATGCGAGTATGCTCCTGGGATTCATCATGGCCATCCAAGGCTTTTCATTTGTGTTTTATTTTTGCCACGCGAAGAAGATGCCAACGGTTCTGCCGGTTATTTTTTTGATTATTGCGCTGTTTTCACCCTTGGTGTACCTTGTACGCATCTTAGGTATAATGGACATAGGTTTTAACTTGAGAGAGAAAATTAAAAAAAAGTAA
- a CDS encoding spore coat protein — MNTKTLAWHETMELHELIAAQSVGLVKLKKSLKKISDPQLKQLYSTSAKALEQNLRELLPFLPKTPAFQREEERADVYFEAGDLLVLAKTTVRNYAIAITETATPELRRVLVKQINAAIKLHEQVFNYMYHKGLYPSYNLVELLKGDAMHAQKAISMR; from the coding sequence ATGAATACAAAAACATTGGCTTGGCATGAAACAATGGAATTGCATGAATTGATTGCAGCCCAGTCGGTTGGCTTGGTAAAGCTGAAGAAAAGCCTTAAAAAGATCAGTGATCCCCAATTAAAACAGCTATACAGCACATCTGCAAAAGCGCTGGAACAGAATTTAAGAGAACTGCTTCCCTTTTTGCCCAAGACACCGGCTTTTCAGCGGGAAGAAGAACGGGCGGACGTCTATTTTGAAGCAGGAGATTTATTAGTCTTAGCGAAAACGACCGTTCGGAACTATGCGATTGCCATTACGGAAACGGCAACCCCTGAGCTGCGCAGAGTGCTGGTGAAACAAATCAACGCGGCCATCAAACTGCATGAACAAGTATTTAATTATATGTACCATAAAGGATTGTACCCATCCTACAACCTTGTGGAGCTCTTGAAAGGCGATGCCATGCACGCGCAAAAAGCGATCTCGATGCGTTAA